From Thermococcus sp.:
CCATAAACCCCATCCTCCTCAAGTTCACGGCCATGGAATATCAGGGATGGCAGATGCCCGTGACGGTCATGGGCATAATCCCACGGGACGCGCAGAAGTTTTACGCCTTCACCGGCCCGCCCATGCAGAGGGGACAGTTCATGCCTCAAGGCTCGCGCTTTAAGGCGGTTCTTGGCTACTCCATCGCCAACGGCAGGGTAAAAAAGGCCGGTGGCGGTTACCTCAACTGGGAGATCCTCCCGGGTCAGACGATAAAGGTATACAACGGCAACGGCAATCCATGGGAGTTCAAGGTTTCTGGGAGCTTTCGTGAGAGCGGTCAGAGCTTCATCGGCGGCTTCATAGACACGAGCGTCTTTGTCCCCCTGGGAACGCTCCAGAGGATGTACAACGAGCCGGGGAAGATAAGCTTCATCGAGATATGGGTGGATGACGTTAACTTCGTCGACTACGTCAAGGAAAGGGTCTCAAAGCTCCTGCCGAGTGCCACAGTCATAACGGAGCGCCAGGGCATCAAAACGGTGTTCCAGATAGAGGAGATGCTTAACAACCTGCTCATCGGCATAGGCAGCATAGCCCTTCTCGTTGGAGCTCTGGGGGTCATCAACACGCTACTCACCTCCGTCATGGAGCGCACGAGGGAGATAGGAACCTACCGCGCCCTTGGGGCCAAGAAGAGGTTCATCCTCGAGATGATACTCCTCGAGGGTTTGATGCTTACGGTTATAGGAGGAATCATCGGCTTCGTCTCCGGGGTCTTCCTCGCGGATGCGGTCGTGGACATTTTGAGACAGAAAACATCGGGCCTCCCAAACCCGGTGGTGGATCTCAGGGTGGTGGCAATTGCTTTCGGGGTTACACTGCTTATAGGAATCCTTGCAAGCGTTTACCCCGCCAGAAAGGCGGCGGAGCTGAGGCCGGCGGAGGCCATAAGACACGTGGAGTGAAAAGGGTTATAACGGCCAGACCCAAGATTGAACGGTGGTAGCCATGGTCAAGAGGGTTCACATCTTCGACTGGCATAAGGAGCACGCTAAGAAGGTTGAGGAGTTCGCGGGCTGGGAGATGCCCATCTGGTACTCGGGCATAAAGGAGGAGCACCTAGCCGTGAGGAACGGCATTGGAATCTTCGACGTTTCGCACATGGG
This genomic window contains:
- a CDS encoding ABC transporter permease gives rise to the protein MDREVLKIAFRNLHRRKTRTLFTMLGIIIAIASITALVAIAEGFQISIAQTLQSTSNVVIVLPGMGASIWTIGTSTLNQDVVQKIAHINHVEAINPILLKFTAMEYQGWQMPVTVMGIIPRDAQKFYAFTGPPMQRGQFMPQGSRFKAVLGYSIANGRVKKAGGGYLNWEILPGQTIKVYNGNGNPWEFKVSGSFRESGQSFIGGFIDTSVFVPLGTLQRMYNEPGKISFIEIWVDDVNFVDYVKERVSKLLPSATVITERQGIKTVFQIEEMLNNLLIGIGSIALLVGALGVINTLLTSVMERTREIGTYRALGAKKRFILEMILLEGLMLTVIGGIIGFVSGVFLADAVVDILRQKTSGLPNPVVDLRVVAIAFGVTLLIGILASVYPARKAAELRPAEAIRHVE